In Planctomycetia bacterium, one DNA window encodes the following:
- the cas1 gene encoding CRISPR-associated endonuclease Cas1 codes for MLNEFAYCPRLYYLEFVQGQFADSADTIEGRLRHRRADQESGDLPVPEPDDARTAGAEPLIDESVPASGVGAGPADREIHARSLMMSAPTLGLIARIDVIEAQGRRVTPVDYKKGAAPDHLPERAWEPDRVQICAQALILRENGFDCDEGVIYYAAGKTRVTVPITDDLVRRTLELRDQAHAVAAVGQIPPPLVDSPKCPGCSLVGICLPDETNALLDQERGAAREVRRLLPARIEAAPVYVQKQGASVGKSGDQLRIVAKDDPPRSIRLLDVSQLNLIGNVQVSSQALRELVARGIPVCYFTFGGSFSAITTGMPHKNVELRIRQYAAASNADTSLAFAKAIVIGKIRNCRTLLRRNYSDRPHLALRDLNDLRKRVPAADSLDSLLGLEGSAARIYFQHFAGMLKSSYGPPFAFDFAGRNRRPPRDPVNALLSFAYALLVKELTAALVGVGFDPFLGLYHRPRYGRPALALDLAEEFRPIIADSVVIQVINTGEIRPADFVIRANAAALRPAGRRAFLDAYERRLDSLVTHPMFGYTISYRRVLEVQARILAAHLAGELPHYVPFCTR; via the coding sequence ATGCTCAACGAGTTCGCGTACTGTCCGCGGCTCTACTACCTTGAGTTCGTCCAGGGACAGTTCGCAGACTCCGCCGACACGATCGAGGGCCGCCTTCGCCACAGACGGGCCGATCAGGAATCCGGTGACCTCCCTGTTCCCGAACCCGACGACGCTCGCACGGCGGGCGCGGAACCACTGATCGACGAGTCGGTTCCCGCCTCTGGTGTCGGCGCCGGCCCCGCCGACCGGGAAATTCACGCCCGGTCCCTCATGATGTCGGCACCGACGCTGGGCCTCATCGCCCGAATCGATGTCATCGAAGCCCAAGGCCGCCGCGTGACGCCCGTCGACTACAAAAAAGGCGCAGCGCCGGATCACCTCCCGGAACGGGCATGGGAGCCGGATCGCGTCCAGATTTGTGCGCAGGCCCTGATCCTCCGTGAGAATGGTTTCGACTGCGACGAGGGAGTTATCTATTACGCCGCCGGCAAGACCCGCGTTACGGTTCCCATCACCGACGATCTCGTCCGCCGCACTCTCGAGCTGCGCGACCAGGCCCACGCAGTGGCCGCCGTAGGGCAAATCCCGCCGCCGCTGGTGGACAGTCCCAAGTGTCCAGGTTGCTCGCTCGTCGGCATCTGCCTGCCCGATGAGACCAACGCCCTGCTGGATCAGGAGCGCGGCGCGGCCCGCGAAGTTCGTCGTCTCCTTCCCGCTCGCATCGAGGCCGCCCCCGTCTATGTTCAAAAACAAGGTGCTTCCGTGGGCAAGTCGGGCGACCAGCTCCGCATTGTCGCCAAAGACGATCCCCCTCGTTCCATCCGGTTGCTCGACGTCTCGCAGCTCAATCTCATCGGCAACGTCCAGGTCTCCTCCCAGGCTCTCCGAGAACTGGTCGCCCGTGGTATTCCCGTCTGTTACTTTACCTTCGGCGGCTCGTTCTCGGCCATCACCACCGGCATGCCGCACAAGAACGTCGAGCTGCGTATTCGCCAATACGCGGCCGCCTCGAACGCCGACACCTCCCTTGCCTTCGCCAAGGCCATCGTCATCGGAAAAATCCGCAACTGCCGCACCCTCCTGCGGAGGAACTATTCCGACCGCCCGCATCTCGCACTTCGAGACCTTAACGACCTCCGCAAGCGCGTCCCCGCTGCCGACTCGCTTGACTCTCTGCTGGGCCTCGAAGGCAGCGCCGCTCGAATCTATTTTCAGCACTTTGCCGGTATGCTCAAATCCTCTTACGGACCGCCGTTCGCCTTTGACTTCGCCGGCCGCAACCGACGCCCCCCTCGTGACCCCGTCAATGCCCTGCTTTCCTTCGCCTACGCCCTTCTGGTCAAGGAGCTGACAGCCGCACTGGTCGGTGTCGGCTTCGACCCGTTCCTAGGCCTGTACCACCGGCCCCGCTACGGCCGTCCTGCCTTGGCCCTGGACCTCGCCGAGGAGTTTCGGCCGATCATCGCTGACAGCGTCGTCATCCAGGTCATTAACACCGGCGAGATCAGGCCGGCCGATTTCGTCATCCGCGCCAATGCCGCTGCCCTTCGCCCGGCGGGCCGCCGGGCCTTCCTCGACGCCTATGAACGCCGCCTCGATTCGCTCGTCACCCATCCCATGTTCGGATACACGATCAGCTACCGCCGCGTCCTCGAGGTCCAGGCACGCATCCTCGCCGCACACCTCGCAGGTGAGTTGCCCCATTACGTCCCCTTCTGTACCCGCTAA
- the csx17 gene encoding type I-U CRISPR-associated protein Csx17 — protein sequence MAELQRHDDAGTEHKSLEPTPPQSRLGSNHHDLELPGCTPEPLMAYLKALGVLRLVSEQKDPGARGWWKNDVFWLRSKLDRDALVTFFLEVYKPTPIVAPWAGGSGFFKKDNTKYVKELSNSKTSRVGLCAEVIRTVQAIIDEEKIGDKPKDEDKTRLIRRYRRELPDEVVAWMDAAMVLQQDGQGFAPLLGTGGNDGRLDFTQNFMQRIVSLGLHKEEQATDESRAWLAHALFASTAKLHSASVGQFAPGRAGGPNATQGMEGDSTDDPWDFIFMMEGALVLAGAAVRRFGVADSARAAFPFTVRAIAAGFDSPASKDGVDSRGELWLPLWTRPTNVAELRQHFGEGRAEVSRRAARDGADFARAVTGLGVDRGITGFNRLGFLKRSGKAYLAAPLGRFEVVERTDVDRLREVDPWLNGFRRAAGDKNPPPRFASALRRIDSAIFDFCKYGGAAFFQRIIVALGAAERELANTERFREDKKLKPLAGLSAEWIGAADDGSREYSIALALAGVHHEPDGPAEQPKIGPLRTNLEPVDWQKRCRAWAEKERCVVWNAADLATNLANVLQRRMMDGERAGCQRLPLASRFTVPLDVIAAFIAGELDDARIEELIWGLMLIDTWRRDLAPAGMNQSRDGQRADPNPLPREYALLKLLFLPRPLVAERPGDKVRWRLARLRTDPVNPRRRHLESGIVIRPEPRILPLLRAGRIGEACRIAAQRLRVSGLPPMPGPLPTGVMRDGAWAERIIEPRRAQRLAAALLIPIASESVNRLVHLVCRADGSDAAEALAASAAGESQ from the coding sequence ATGGCTGAGTTGCAACGCCACGATGATGCAGGTACCGAGCACAAATCGTTGGAACCCACTCCCCCACAGTCGCGGCTCGGATCAAACCACCACGACCTGGAACTGCCGGGCTGCACGCCGGAACCGCTGATGGCGTACCTGAAGGCCCTGGGCGTTCTGCGCCTGGTGAGCGAACAGAAGGACCCCGGCGCCCGCGGCTGGTGGAAGAACGACGTCTTCTGGCTGCGATCCAAGCTCGACCGCGACGCCCTGGTGACGTTCTTCCTGGAGGTATACAAGCCCACACCGATCGTCGCACCCTGGGCCGGCGGCTCCGGATTCTTCAAGAAGGACAACACAAAGTACGTGAAGGAGTTGAGCAACAGCAAAACGTCTCGCGTCGGTCTTTGCGCGGAGGTGATCCGGACCGTCCAAGCAATCATCGATGAGGAGAAAATCGGCGACAAGCCGAAGGACGAGGACAAGACCCGCCTGATCCGCCGATACCGGCGCGAACTGCCCGACGAAGTCGTCGCGTGGATGGACGCCGCGATGGTGCTTCAGCAGGACGGGCAGGGGTTTGCCCCTCTACTCGGCACGGGCGGCAACGACGGCCGTCTCGACTTTACGCAGAACTTCATGCAACGGATCGTCTCGCTCGGCTTGCATAAGGAAGAGCAGGCGACTGACGAATCTCGAGCATGGCTTGCCCATGCCCTCTTCGCATCGACAGCAAAACTCCACTCGGCAAGTGTTGGCCAGTTCGCTCCAGGGCGTGCGGGCGGACCGAACGCCACGCAGGGCATGGAGGGCGACTCGACCGACGACCCGTGGGATTTCATCTTCATGATGGAGGGCGCGCTTGTCCTCGCTGGGGCCGCGGTACGACGGTTCGGCGTCGCAGATTCGGCACGAGCAGCGTTCCCGTTCACGGTTCGCGCCATCGCCGCCGGCTTCGATTCGCCAGCATCCAAGGACGGAGTGGATTCCCGAGGTGAGCTGTGGCTCCCGCTCTGGACCCGCCCGACCAACGTCGCCGAACTCCGTCAGCACTTCGGCGAAGGGCGTGCGGAGGTTTCCAGGCGCGCGGCACGGGACGGAGCGGACTTCGCCCGCGCCGTAACGGGTCTCGGTGTAGACCGCGGCATCACAGGATTCAACCGGCTTGGGTTCCTGAAGCGCAGCGGCAAGGCCTACTTGGCCGCGCCGCTGGGGCGGTTTGAGGTCGTCGAGCGCACCGATGTCGATCGACTGCGCGAGGTTGATCCTTGGCTCAACGGCTTCCGTCGTGCCGCTGGTGATAAGAACCCCCCGCCGCGATTCGCTTCGGCGCTGCGGCGGATAGACTCGGCAATCTTCGATTTCTGCAAGTACGGCGGCGCGGCGTTTTTCCAGAGGATCATCGTCGCGCTGGGCGCGGCCGAACGGGAACTCGCCAATACGGAGCGGTTCCGGGAAGACAAGAAACTCAAACCGCTCGCCGGGTTGTCGGCGGAGTGGATCGGGGCCGCCGATGACGGATCGCGCGAGTACAGCATCGCCCTGGCCCTGGCCGGGGTGCATCACGAGCCGGACGGCCCGGCCGAGCAGCCGAAGATCGGACCGCTGCGCACGAATCTGGAACCCGTGGATTGGCAGAAGCGCTGCCGCGCCTGGGCCGAGAAGGAGCGCTGCGTCGTCTGGAACGCCGCCGACCTGGCGACGAATCTGGCCAACGTCCTCCAGCGCCGCATGATGGACGGTGAGCGCGCCGGCTGCCAGCGCCTGCCGCTGGCGTCGCGCTTCACCGTGCCGCTCGACGTTATCGCGGCCTTCATCGCCGGCGAGCTCGACGACGCGCGGATCGAGGAACTGATCTGGGGACTGATGCTGATCGACACGTGGCGCCGGGATCTTGCGCCTGCGGGCATGAATCAGAGCCGCGACGGTCAGCGGGCCGATCCCAACCCGCTGCCGCGCGAGTACGCCCTGCTGAAACTTCTGTTCCTGCCGCGGCCGCTCGTGGCCGAACGGCCCGGCGACAAGGTCCGGTGGCGGCTTGCCCGGCTCCGGACTGATCCAGTCAACCCGCGTCGCAGGCACCTCGAATCGGGCATCGTCATCCGTCCCGAGCCGCGCATCCTGCCGCTTCTCCGCGCCGGACGGATCGGCGAGGCGTGCCGGATCGCCGCCCAGCGCCTGCGCGTCTCCGGCCTGCCGCCGATGCCGGGGCCATTGCCGACCGGCGTGATGCGCGACGGCGCCTGGGCCGAACGAATCATTGAACCGCGTCGTGCCCAGCGACTGGCCGCCGCGCTGCTGATCCCGATTGCATCAGAATCCGTCAACCGACTCGTTCATCTGGTCTGCCGCGCCGACGGATCGGACGCGGCCGAAGCACTCGCCGCTTCGGCGGCAGGAGAATCCCAATGA
- a CDS encoding TIGR02710 family CRISPR-associated protein → MTKMDQESMSQTLLICSVGGTPDPIVKSLLHWRPARVIFIPSNQTRAHVDAVLRAFAEAAGDPLSPGQYTVKPVPDAENLLSGVAALRTLDSEVADWLTRDGADFRVVVDFTAGTKCMTATLALVARRWPCQFSYVGGQQRTKGGVGVVETGTERVVYSAKPWDALGYQAVEDAVTVFNHGGYAAAAHLLDGAVKNAGKPEVKRELATLKAVIDAYAAWDRFAHRKAEHHFADALKNRNDLAAIFPHEASALLTRLQQHRDRVAKLTELNEPTVEWVVDLMDNARRRAAEQRFDDAVARLYRACEALAQVRLRENHDIPDTKAVSLAQLPDVLRTEWANRGRDNGCFAIGLQDAYRLLKERGDELGRKFFELGLADEESPLAARNQSILAHGFEPVNETVYKKLLRCLLQIAPFDQRTDADDWRFPAAGLVPRES, encoded by the coding sequence ATGACGAAGATGGATCAGGAATCGATGTCACAAACCCTCCTCATCTGCTCCGTCGGCGGTACGCCCGATCCGATTGTCAAGTCCCTTCTGCACTGGCGACCGGCGCGCGTCATCTTTATCCCCTCCAACCAGACGCGCGCCCATGTCGACGCCGTCCTCCGCGCCTTCGCCGAGGCCGCTGGCGATCCGCTCAGTCCCGGCCAGTACACCGTCAAACCGGTCCCCGACGCCGAAAACCTCCTCTCCGGCGTCGCAGCCCTCCGCACGCTCGATTCCGAAGTGGCCGACTGGCTCACCCGCGACGGCGCCGACTTCCGCGTCGTCGTCGACTTCACCGCCGGCACCAAGTGCATGACCGCCACACTCGCCCTCGTCGCCCGCCGCTGGCCGTGCCAGTTCTCCTACGTCGGCGGCCAGCAGCGCACCAAGGGCGGCGTCGGCGTCGTCGAAACGGGCACCGAGCGCGTCGTCTATTCTGCCAAACCCTGGGACGCCCTCGGCTACCAGGCCGTCGAAGACGCCGTCACAGTCTTCAATCACGGCGGATACGCCGCCGCCGCTCATCTGCTCGACGGCGCGGTGAAAAACGCCGGCAAACCGGAGGTCAAGCGCGAGCTGGCCACGCTCAAGGCCGTCATCGACGCCTACGCCGCTTGGGACCGCTTCGCGCATCGGAAGGCCGAGCATCACTTCGCCGACGCGTTGAAGAACCGCAACGACCTCGCTGCCATTTTCCCTCACGAAGCTTCCGCGCTGTTGACGCGCCTTCAGCAGCATCGTGACCGCGTTGCGAAATTGACCGAGCTGAATGAACCGACTGTTGAATGGGTCGTTGACCTCATGGACAACGCCCGCCGCCGCGCCGCCGAGCAACGTTTCGACGACGCCGTCGCCCGCCTTTACCGCGCCTGCGAAGCCCTCGCCCAGGTCCGACTGCGCGAGAATCATGACATCCCCGACACGAAGGCCGTTTCTCTGGCACAGTTGCCCGACGTACTCCGTACGGAGTGGGCCAACCGTGGACGCGACAACGGCTGCTTTGCCATCGGATTGCAGGACGCCTACCGACTCCTGAAGGAGCGCGGCGACGAGCTGGGCCGGAAATTCTTCGAACTCGGGCTGGCCGACGAAGAGTCACCACTCGCCGCCCGCAACCAGTCCATCCTGGCCCACGGCTTCGAGCCGGTCAACGAGACTGTTTATAAAAAATTGCTCCGGTGCCTGCTCCAAATCGCGCCATTTGACCAGCGCACCGACGCCGACGATTGGCGCTTCCCCGCCGCTGGCCTGGTTCCGAGGGAAAGCTGA
- the csm3 gene encoding type III-A CRISPR-associated RAMP protein Csm3, which translates to MKKVDHYVIRPEIELLSGTRIGGSDDILQIGGTDLTCIKDPVTGRPYIPGSSIKGKMRSSLEKALGKTTYGREPCGCADAKCPICRVFGPHKQTNHQLGPTRIILRDAPLISGEFAIENKTESTNRRDTGAAEHPRTVERVAPGAKFALEIGVQVFDIDAQFKYKNADGNELTGANALLEVVDHALWEMEQTGIGAGTSKGYGKVKIHWDGSVEKCKRTSRARNISAGPCITPGATS; encoded by the coding sequence ATGAAGAAAGTCGACCACTACGTCATCCGCCCCGAGATCGAACTGCTCTCCGGAACACGCATCGGCGGGTCCGACGACATCCTCCAGATCGGCGGCACCGATCTCACCTGCATCAAAGACCCCGTCACCGGTCGCCCCTATATCCCCGGCTCATCCATCAAAGGCAAAATGCGCTCCAGCCTGGAGAAGGCCCTCGGCAAGACGACTTACGGACGCGAACCCTGCGGCTGCGCCGACGCCAAGTGCCCCATCTGTCGTGTCTTCGGCCCGCACAAGCAAACCAACCACCAGCTCGGCCCCACGCGCATCATCCTCCGCGACGCCCCGCTGATCAGCGGCGAATTCGCGATCGAGAACAAGACCGAATCCACCAATCGCCGCGACACCGGCGCCGCCGAGCACCCCCGCACCGTCGAACGCGTCGCCCCCGGGGCCAAGTTCGCCCTCGAAATCGGCGTTCAGGTATTCGATATCGACGCGCAGTTCAAGTACAAGAACGCCGACGGCAACGAGCTGACCGGCGCCAACGCGTTGCTCGAAGTCGTCGATCACGCCCTTTGGGAAATGGAGCAGACCGGCATCGGCGCCGGAACCAGCAAGGGTTACGGCAAGGTCAAGATCCACTGGGACGGCAGCGTCGAGAAGTGCAAACGCACCAGCCGAGCCAGGAACATTTCCGCCGGTCCCTGCATCACTCCTGGCGCAACCTCATGA
- the cas5u6u gene encoding type I-U CRISPR-associated protein Cas5/Cas6: MIAISFKFLAGRYHATPWGRHVNEGAVEWPPSPWRILRALVATWKRTMPDVAESEMRPIFEALAAAPPRFILPPASTGHTRHYMPWFKKGPDDRTLVFDTFVAVSREAALLVRWPEASLDDAQRDTLNRILANVNTLGRSESWCEARLMNDDDACAMIENRRSVHVEPLNGAGVPDDCEIIRLLCPDPGTAFADSHVVKVNVKTIGRGRNRQTAEERITIYDPAWNLCMETLQLHDEKWSDPPGSRWVQYARPRDCFKIEPTARTGSRSPDRPHIQVVRYVLDSTVLPMVTETLPVAEAARRKLMSIHGQLTKRNGVRGRSPILSGKDERGQPLVGHIHAYFLPTDEDGDGRLDHLTVFARDGFDPEERRALDRLRELKTGRKGEERHPLHLLLLGMGTLDEYCPGPLRASSGWVSATPYVATRHAKARGRDRIDTSSSQARVDFLMSDLRSQIRAVLPDFASNADKVNKVNITPVLDGGAFKIAGRWRPIQFNRFRRKPGDDGGLRLAGAFRITFPQPVAGPIALGHSSHFGMGLFVPDSTNRSGEGIPC, encoded by the coding sequence ATGATCGCAATCTCCTTTAAGTTCCTCGCCGGCCGTTACCACGCCACGCCGTGGGGCCGGCACGTCAACGAAGGCGCGGTCGAGTGGCCGCCCTCGCCGTGGCGGATTCTCCGCGCGCTGGTCGCGACGTGGAAGCGCACGATGCCGGACGTGGCCGAGTCGGAGATGAGGCCTATCTTCGAGGCGCTCGCCGCCGCGCCGCCGCGGTTCATATTGCCGCCCGCCTCAACCGGCCACACGCGCCACTACATGCCCTGGTTCAAGAAGGGCCCGGATGACCGCACGCTGGTGTTTGACACCTTTGTCGCCGTTTCGCGCGAGGCGGCGCTGCTTGTCCGCTGGCCGGAGGCTTCGCTTGACGACGCGCAGCGCGATACGCTGAACCGCATTCTCGCAAACGTCAACACCCTCGGCCGCTCCGAGTCCTGGTGTGAGGCGCGGCTTATGAACGACGATGACGCTTGCGCCATGATTGAGAATCGCAGATCAGTCCACGTCGAGCCGCTCAACGGCGCCGGCGTTCCCGACGACTGCGAAATCATCCGCCTGCTCTGCCCCGACCCGGGCACGGCGTTCGCGGACAGCCACGTTGTCAAGGTGAACGTGAAGACCATCGGCCGCGGAAGGAACAGACAGACAGCGGAGGAACGCATTACCATTTACGACCCGGCATGGAACCTCTGCATGGAAACGCTGCAACTGCACGACGAGAAGTGGTCTGACCCGCCCGGCTCGCGATGGGTCCAATACGCCCGCCCGCGCGACTGCTTCAAAATTGAGCCGACGGCGCGGACCGGTTCTCGTTCACCGGACCGCCCGCACATCCAGGTCGTCCGCTACGTACTCGATTCGACGGTCCTGCCGATGGTGACGGAGACGCTCCCCGTTGCCGAGGCGGCGCGCCGCAAGCTGATGAGCATTCACGGTCAACTCACGAAGCGCAACGGCGTTCGCGGCCGCTCGCCCATCCTCTCTGGCAAGGACGAACGCGGCCAGCCCCTCGTCGGCCACATCCATGCGTACTTCCTGCCCACCGACGAAGACGGCGACGGCCGACTCGACCATCTCACGGTTTTCGCGCGCGACGGCTTCGATCCCGAAGAGCGCCGCGCGCTGGACCGCCTGCGTGAACTGAAGACCGGCCGAAAGGGCGAAGAACGCCATCCGCTTCACCTGCTTCTGCTGGGCATGGGCACGCTCGACGAGTACTGCCCAGGGCCGCTTCGGGCGTCAAGCGGCTGGGTCTCCGCTACGCCGTACGTCGCCACGCGGCACGCGAAGGCTCGAGGGCGAGACCGGATCGACACGTCGTCGTCGCAGGCGCGTGTCGATTTTCTCATGTCCGATCTGCGCAGTCAGATTCGTGCCGTGCTCCCCGATTTCGCCAGCAACGCAGACAAAGTGAACAAGGTGAACATCACTCCCGTGCTCGACGGCGGCGCGTTCAAAATCGCCGGTCGCTGGCGGCCGATCCAGTTCAATCGCTTTCGTCGCAAGCCCGGCGACGACGGCGGCCTACGCCTCGCCGGTGCGTTTCGCATCACGTTCCCGCAGCCGGTCGCCGGCCCCATCGCCCTGGGCCATTCGTCGCACTTCGGCATGGGCTTGTTTGTGCCAGACTCAACCAACAGATCAGGAGAGGGCATTCCATGCTGA
- the csm2 gene encoding type III-A CRISPR-associated protein Csm2, which yields MNQYNRAGYGGGGQQGGRQQGYAGGRDLPRDDRVTNYWPDYLKGGYFDDDGCLKIEYVSREKVEPLVKKMASLTSHQVRRYFGHCRALETRLKSGGTSWTAVWPEVKKLAIAASDGVSKSPPKIPTLFHDFIQRNVDAIKSEKDFLKGFLPHFEALVGFGQAHFKKERS from the coding sequence ATGAATCAATACAACCGTGCCGGTTACGGCGGAGGCGGCCAACAGGGCGGCCGTCAACAGGGGTACGCTGGCGGTCGGGATCTACCACGTGATGACAGGGTCACGAATTACTGGCCCGACTACCTCAAGGGCGGCTACTTCGACGACGACGGCTGCCTGAAGATCGAATACGTCAGCCGCGAAAAAGTCGAGCCGCTCGTGAAGAAAATGGCGAGCCTCACCTCGCACCAGGTTCGCCGCTACTTCGGCCACTGCCGTGCGCTCGAAACCCGTCTGAAATCCGGCGGGACCTCCTGGACCGCCGTCTGGCCCGAGGTCAAGAAGCTGGCCATCGCCGCCTCCGACGGTGTTTCCAAGTCTCCTCCGAAGATTCCCACGCTCTTCCACGACTTCATCCAGCGCAATGTCGACGCGATCAAATCCGAAAAAGACTTTCTGAAGGGATTCCTGCCCCACTTCGAGGCTCTCGTCGGCTTCGGACAAGCCCATTTCAAGAAGGAAAGGAGTTGA
- the cas7u gene encoding type I-U CRISPR-associated protein Cas7, protein MSNGNTIDYQALKDAPRLLMEARLKPLQGHRFQPTGFADLGPARYTLPDGTEMLLVDSVQSVANRMELACWDAPAEDLIAELRGLPYIKIIDANNRHVSNSLLEAHRINSEYVMKEAWRILEINGNREIANKPFSEEFATEIGYEKDGRVDWKKFHAGLLKYDPNSLIHGCFLEEIGGRLRATRALSGFIEACGVAVAESGGVKNNIVQPELKGGEGNVPLHRTEFTAREIKAYFNLDLALLRGYGLGHNPDRKTDGGFEWSDPEKLLIALSLFKIRRFLSTGLRLRTACDLELDGELTVTRPGGFAVPSESDLLAECTQLIGACKPYFAAAQKDGDFKDRPVTLVEWKPGKKKSGKGKKSEESDEAEDENAGDSNTDDQQDDDE, encoded by the coding sequence ATGAGCAATGGCAACACGATTGATTATCAAGCACTCAAGGACGCCCCGCGCCTCCTCATGGAGGCCAGGCTGAAACCGCTTCAGGGCCACCGTTTCCAACCCACCGGCTTCGCCGATCTCGGGCCGGCCCGTTACACGCTGCCCGACGGGACGGAGATGCTGCTGGTCGACTCCGTGCAGTCCGTGGCCAACCGCATGGAGCTGGCCTGTTGGGACGCTCCAGCAGAGGATTTGATCGCTGAACTGCGCGGCCTGCCATACATCAAGATCATAGACGCGAACAACAGGCACGTGAGCAATTCCCTGTTGGAAGCGCATCGGATTAACTCCGAGTACGTGATGAAGGAGGCGTGGCGCATCTTAGAGATAAACGGGAACCGGGAAATCGCCAACAAGCCATTCAGCGAGGAGTTTGCCACAGAGATCGGCTATGAGAAGGATGGTCGTGTCGATTGGAAGAAGTTCCACGCGGGGTTGCTCAAGTACGATCCCAACAGCCTCATTCACGGGTGTTTTCTCGAAGAGATCGGAGGTCGATTACGTGCGACGCGGGCCCTATCGGGCTTCATCGAGGCTTGCGGGGTCGCCGTAGCGGAGAGCGGTGGCGTCAAGAACAACATTGTTCAGCCCGAACTGAAGGGCGGCGAAGGCAATGTCCCCTTACATCGGACCGAGTTCACTGCGCGAGAGATCAAGGCCTATTTCAACCTGGACCTGGCCCTGCTGCGCGGCTACGGCCTGGGGCACAATCCTGACCGGAAAACGGACGGCGGCTTTGAATGGTCAGACCCCGAGAAGCTGCTGATTGCGCTGTCGCTGTTCAAGATCCGCCGGTTCCTTTCTACCGGCCTGCGCTTGCGTACCGCCTGCGACCTGGAACTTGATGGTGAACTGACCGTCACGCGGCCCGGCGGTTTCGCAGTGCCGTCCGAAAGCGATCTCCTGGCGGAATGCACGCAGCTGATCGGCGCTTGCAAGCCGTACTTTGCCGCAGCGCAGAAGGACGGCGACTTCAAAGACCGCCCCGTCACGCTGGTCGAGTGGAAGCCAGGCAAAAAAAAGAGCGGCAAGGGCAAGAAGTCTGAGGAGAGTGACGAGGCCGAAGACGAGAATGCCGGCGATAGTAACACGGATGATCAACAGGACGACGACGAATGA
- the cas2 gene encoding CRISPR-associated endonuclease Cas2: protein MRHRYLVCYDIADPKRLKAVFKKVQGFGDPIQFSVFKCDLSRAEKALMIGALTELVNTRTDRVMIVRLGPVDGRSDDQVEFLGSPLMSWERQRVVIV, encoded by the coding sequence ATGCGCCATCGCTATCTCGTCTGCTATGACATTGCCGACCCCAAGCGACTCAAGGCCGTGTTCAAAAAGGTGCAGGGCTTTGGCGACCCCATCCAGTTCTCGGTTTTCAAGTGCGATCTCTCCCGCGCCGAAAAGGCCCTCATGATCGGCGCCCTCACCGAACTTGTGAACACCCGCACCGACCGCGTCATGATCGTCCGCCTCGGACCTGTTGACGGCCGCTCCGATGATCAGGTAGAATTCCTCGGTAGTCCGTTGATGTCTTGGGAGCGCCAACGCGTCGTGATTGTCTGA